The following coding sequences are from one Cytophagia bacterium CHB2 window:
- the accC gene encoding acetyl-CoA carboxylase biotin carboxylase subunit, producing MFKKILIANRGEIAVRVMRTCREMGIRTVAVFSAADRFALHVRLADEAYFIGPAPARESYLVPEKIIAVARQSGAEAIHPGYGFLSENAQFADAVAAAGLVFIGPPGAAMRKMGDKVAARKLMTAAGVPVVPGTKEPVAGSDEALKIAGEIGYPVLLKAAAGGGGKGMRLVHTAEDLPGLLRTAASEAQSAFGDGRVFIEKYVEQPRHIEFQILADQFGNVIHLGERECSIQRRHQKVIEESPSALLDANMRQAMGEAAVAAAQGCGYVNAGTIEFIVDKHRQYYFLEMNTRLQVEHPVTEMVTGLDLVKLQLEIAAGRKLPLTQKEVKSNGHALECRIYAEDSENNFIPAIGRLTHVHKPDGFGIREDSGVYAGGEISVYYDPMISKLIAWGANREEAIRRMRRALREYEIGGVKTTIPFCLWVMQHEKFCAGEFDTHFVQNEFLPEQLAKQSDGRDDLENLRAIAALAAALKRETSATIAVTPAPHGVAATASAWKRRGWRARLT from the coding sequence GTGTTCAAAAAAATTCTCATTGCAAACCGCGGCGAGATTGCCGTGCGCGTCATGCGCACGTGTCGCGAGATGGGCATTCGCACCGTCGCGGTTTTTTCCGCGGCCGATCGGTTCGCGCTGCACGTACGCCTGGCGGATGAGGCTTATTTTATCGGTCCGGCGCCTGCGCGCGAGTCGTATCTCGTGCCGGAAAAAATAATCGCCGTGGCGCGCCAAAGCGGCGCGGAAGCCATACATCCCGGTTATGGTTTTCTCTCGGAGAATGCGCAATTCGCGGATGCCGTTGCCGCAGCCGGGCTTGTTTTCATCGGCCCGCCCGGGGCCGCGATGCGCAAAATGGGCGATAAGGTTGCCGCGCGCAAGCTTATGACGGCCGCAGGTGTGCCGGTTGTTCCGGGAACGAAAGAGCCGGTCGCCGGCAGCGACGAAGCATTAAAAATCGCCGGAGAAATTGGTTATCCGGTTTTGCTCAAAGCTGCTGCGGGCGGCGGCGGCAAGGGCATGCGCCTGGTGCATACCGCCGAAGATTTGCCGGGATTGTTGCGTACGGCCGCCTCCGAAGCGCAATCCGCATTCGGCGACGGCCGGGTTTTTATCGAGAAGTATGTCGAACAGCCGCGCCACATTGAGTTTCAAATTTTGGCGGATCAATTCGGCAACGTCATTCATCTCGGTGAGCGGGAATGCTCGATTCAACGCCGGCATCAGAAGGTGATTGAAGAATCGCCGTCTGCATTGCTTGATGCCAACATGCGGCAAGCGATGGGCGAAGCCGCCGTGGCCGCAGCGCAAGGTTGTGGTTACGTCAACGCCGGCACCATCGAGTTTATTGTTGATAAGCATCGCCAGTATTATTTTCTCGAAATGAACACGCGTTTGCAAGTCGAGCATCCCGTAACGGAAATGGTCACCGGCCTTGATTTGGTGAAGCTGCAACTTGAAATTGCCGCGGGCCGGAAATTGCCGTTGACGCAAAAAGAAGTGAAGAGCAACGGCCACGCGCTGGAATGCCGCATCTATGCGGAAGATTCCGAAAATAATTTTATTCCCGCCATCGGCCGCCTGACGCATGTGCACAAACCGGACGGCTTCGGCATACGCGAAGACAGCGGTGTGTATGCCGGCGGCGAAATCTCCGTCTATTATGATCCCATGATTTCAAAGTTGATTGCGTGGGGGGCAAACCGCGAGGAAGCAATTCGCCGCATGCGCCGGGCGTTGCGGGAGTATGAAATCGGCGGCGTGAAAACTACGATTCCATTTTGCTTGTGGGTGATGCAGCATGAAAAATTTTGCGCCGGTGAGTTCGATACGCATTTCGTGCAGAATGAGTTTTTACCGGAACAATTGGCAAAGCAAAGCGATGGCCGCGATGATCTGGAGAATTTGAGAGCGATAGCCGCCCTGGCAGCGGCGCTCAAGCGCGAAACCAGCGCAACGATTGCGGTCACACCTGCTCCGCATGGCGTTGCTGCAACAGCAAGCGCATGGAAGCGCCGCGGGTGGCGCGCGCGGCTAACCTAG
- the corA gene encoding magnesium/cobalt transporter CorA, whose protein sequence is MSRRSKKTAKKAGVSPGTLVYVGEKKLDQPLVKMFNYSSEHYLEKQVDRIEEVFPNKTMPPVSWINVSGLHDVNLLQRLGNHFKIHPLALEDIANTTQRPKIEEHDDQIFVVVKLLTYDENSHCVNGQQMSVLVTSNYLLSFEESVDDIFNPMRDRIRTAGSRIRRCGTDYLLYRLLDAVVDNYFIALDKLGERIDALEEELIEKPTKDTLRTLYDLKRELLFLRKSTWPLREVISVLTRIESPLIKDATIVFLRDVYDHTVQVIDTIENFRDIAASMMDLYLSSLSHKLNETMKVLTTISTIFIPLTFIAGVYGMNFHTGVSPWNMPELNWYFGYPIVMLVMLAIGVTMLFFFKKRGWF, encoded by the coding sequence ATGTCGCGACGCAGCAAAAAAACCGCAAAAAAAGCCGGAGTCTCGCCCGGCACGCTCGTTTACGTCGGTGAAAAGAAACTCGACCAGCCGCTTGTGAAGATGTTCAACTACTCGAGCGAGCATTATCTGGAAAAGCAGGTTGATAGAATCGAAGAAGTATTCCCGAACAAAACCATGCCGCCGGTGAGTTGGATCAATGTCAGCGGCTTGCATGATGTCAATCTGCTGCAAAGGCTCGGCAATCATTTCAAAATTCATCCGCTCGCGCTGGAAGATATTGCCAACACCACACAACGGCCCAAAATCGAAGAGCACGACGATCAAATTTTTGTCGTGGTCAAGTTGCTGACGTATGACGAAAATAGCCATTGTGTAAATGGGCAGCAAATGAGCGTTTTGGTCACCTCGAATTACCTGCTCTCGTTCGAAGAAAGCGTCGATGATATTTTCAATCCCATGCGCGACCGTATTCGCACCGCCGGCAGCCGCATCCGGCGCTGCGGCACGGATTATCTGCTTTACCGGCTGCTCGATGCCGTGGTCGACAATTACTTCATTGCGCTCGACAAGCTGGGCGAACGCATCGATGCGCTGGAAGAAGAGCTGATCGAGAAACCCACAAAAGACACGCTGCGCACGCTGTATGATCTCAAACGCGAGCTGCTGTTTTTGCGCAAATCCACCTGGCCCTTGCGCGAAGTTATCAGCGTGCTCACCCGCATCGAATCGCCTTTAATCAAAGACGCCACCATTGTGTTTTTGCGCGATGTGTATGATCACACCGTGCAAGTGATCGACACCATCGAGAATTTTCGCGACATTGCCGCCAGCATGATGGATTTGTATCTTTCCAGCCTCAGCCACAAACTGAACGAAACGATGAAAGTGCTGACGACGATCTCAACCATCTTCATTCCGCTGACGTTCATTGCCGGCGTGTACGGCATGAACTTTCATACGGGGGTCAGCCCGTGGAACATGCCGGAGTTGAATTGGTATTTTGGATATCCCATCGTCATGCTGGTGATGTTGGCGATCGGAGTTACGATGTTGTTCTTTTTTAAGAAACGTGGCTGGTTCTGA